Proteins encoded within one genomic window of Ideonella dechloratans:
- a CDS encoding cation diffusion facilitator family transporter, whose translation MQYKNHDDDADEHALYTSVERAKAASRSTWVSVGVNLVLSTLQIVVGLLAKSQGLVADGLHSLADLVSDAVVLVAGHQARKAADDDHPYGHQRFENAASMVLGVLLLVVGAGMLVSAFEKLHNPDSLPAVHAVALWVALGTLVAKELLFRYMLAVAKQVKSSLLVANAWYARSDAASSLVVALGLVGNLAGYPILDPIAALIVGLMVAKMGIEFGWSALHDLMDRAADDEEVQAIRQTLIETPGVAGVHDVRTRKMGDMIVVDAHIEVDAAITVEQGHDIAVAARQRVMQRHRVLNLMTHVDPWHRPDLDHAPVKSAPQA comes from the coding sequence ATGCAATACAAGAACCACGACGACGACGCCGACGAACACGCCCTCTACACCTCGGTCGAGCGAGCCAAGGCGGCCAGCCGCAGCACCTGGGTGAGCGTGGGTGTCAACCTGGTGCTCTCCACGCTGCAGATCGTGGTGGGCCTGCTGGCCAAGTCCCAGGGCCTGGTGGCCGATGGCCTGCACTCGCTGGCCGATCTGGTGTCCGATGCGGTGGTGCTGGTGGCGGGCCACCAGGCCCGCAAGGCGGCCGACGACGACCACCCTTACGGCCACCAGCGCTTCGAGAACGCGGCCTCGATGGTGCTGGGCGTGCTGCTGCTGGTGGTGGGGGCGGGCATGCTGGTGTCGGCCTTCGAGAAGTTGCACAACCCCGACTCCCTCCCGGCAGTGCACGCGGTGGCGCTGTGGGTGGCGCTGGGCACCCTGGTGGCCAAGGAGCTGCTGTTTCGTTACATGCTGGCCGTGGCCAAGCAGGTCAAGTCCAGTCTGCTGGTGGCCAATGCCTGGTACGCGCGCTCGGATGCGGCCTCTTCGCTGGTGGTGGCGCTGGGTCTGGTGGGCAATCTGGCGGGCTACCCCATCCTGGACCCGATCGCCGCGCTCATCGTGGGCCTGATGGTGGCCAAGATGGGCATCGAGTTCGGCTGGAGCGCCCTGCACGACCTGATGGACCGCGCGGCCGACGACGAGGAGGTGCAGGCCATCCGCCAGACCCTGATCGAGACCCCCGGCGTGGCCGGCGTGCACGATGTGCGCACCCGTAAGATGGGCGACATGATCGTGGTGGATGCCCACATCGAGGTGGATGCCGCCATCACGGTGGAGCAGGGCCATGACATCGCGGTGGCGGCCCGGCAGCGGGTGATGCAGCGTCACCGGGTGCTCAACCTGATGACCCATGTGGACCCCTGGCACCGGCCCGATCTGGACCATGCGCCGGTGAAGTCCGCGCCGCAGGCCTGA